The following coding sequences lie in one Yamadazyma tenuis chromosome 3, complete sequence genomic window:
- a CDS encoding uncharacterized protein (COG:S; EggNog:ENOG503P76Q): protein METDEVEYLNLDINSSEQETQDNSTIYAKKTLLHSPIFNNIFPHFYVSLHKRIRNIRNLSLQDDDMQYLALQEEDSQFGVFSDDEMLFDIGESDTNDMTEDRSSQKPHRNLKTISVIVRNTSLLVNEQVFPFSAPVRSSCLVKGIRNETAQEEDSLLVSLKSGFLLLIRIFYVPYNFDDTEYNEDFSRSRRRMLFKPFVVQWWDVSSNLSAPSLFTSGYSLTAQSSGLSVVSTSACGGFRIYNCNHTENGVFFQNHETIVVNGSILHSCFAQPIKGSILDNHVMLLMMVLTTDNRLNLNLYGWSTSERDLNVSTLPLDGGFPLPVFIVPLSNNGSFLYVTPDELIIITVHDITSAEYNFRRHDFPGTFPTNFYCPESEIVSFDDETVDEVLVSTDNGTVFSVIVGNGLVLSLKPVVRISDPISLFSLEASGDRFELIYGSSIGLNRMLMIEELLPDSFESPPPYSSSLLLKNYKNWAPLLDVQIIDAYKSKNTFLNSTQELWCLSGIGKRARLSQLRSGYSITRLGDAYSSLRKVESMRWLGVHDSLYLVCTLPFETMLLEYQQAGESDEEELVEVNEASIITDQPTIAMNMISEEFAVQVTPKCILVTSLETIVASRSVEDGIIVMSDIVGNIVGTVSQSPTSNSVYTLELIEVSEEILNIPDEDSMSQDIDGNDGSIDLVCSILVDTQVSFMKLLARDDELFVLVGGFEGTIQIFKFKEKSLFKVFEESLFTYYRRENLQLDGASLVPSDALLIDEQTLLLGTKDGLLFSFSITTTIELEYKKFFKLSDIEVKLSKATDNIVLAICGTIWLVDISKPAIPEPIIFDEKNDRPVKCLLPIYDDRSRGVELSVLLTREEGLSFATVSFLDGSVIRQINVGDSAKKFIHLPHISLFAVLSTSQDRNGRLRFVDRKTFKLLPHIEYNSRNKKYDRGNSMFDDDETPICCKIWSLDKLGRISKKLLIGCSTLAGTGRFKIVDVGKVTDHDNKTLVKVSQLNCFDHPEPIVWIEQVDDHILFASGKSMYSTSYNIEGKRLNPVSSLVSLTSDIISISVSTEKIISVTTKLDSVFQFEFDIDAARKETLQLYARDPSPKSISNHAVWDSKIVVGDKVHSSVIIMDKNNKTLVPGARFKTSGVPRVFIGNFGLYWDNDAVNSKDVISITVDGEVTLFKQININSEQFQKLSQIIPLQRNGNGDLKLSTDKWDTAFTDKVSGKGFKSINKSYFRNKDNKQGLVDYDLTEISKVCHSYISL from the coding sequence ATGGAGActgatgaagttgaatacCTAAATCTTGACATCAATAGTTCTGaacaagaaactcaagACAATTCCACCATATATGCCAAGAAGACCCTTTTACATTCCCCCATATTCAATAATATATTTCCCCATTTTTATGTGTCACTTCATAAAAGAATAAGAAACATAAGGAACTTATCACTTCAGGACGATGATATGCAATACCTAGCTCTTCAGGAAGAAGACTCTCAATTCGGAGTGTTCAGCGATGACGAAATGCTTTTTGACATAGGTGAGTCCGATACCAACGATATGACAGAAGATAGAAGTTCTCAGAAACCACACAGGAACCTCAAGACAATCTCCGTGATAGTAAGAAACACATCTTTGCTTGTGAATGAGCAGGTATTCCCATTCAGTGCTCCAGTGAGGTCCTCATGTTTAGTGAAGGGAATAAGAAATGAAACTgcccaagaagaagactccCTTTTAGTATCTTTGAAGTCTGGGTTTTTGTTGCTCATTCGAATATTCTATGTGCCGTACAATTTTGATGACACAGAGTATAATGAAGACTTCAGTCGAtctagaagaagaatgctCTTCAAGCCATTTGTGGTTCAGTGGTGGGATGTTTCCAGTAATCTTCTGGCCCCATCACTTTTCACTTCTGGTTATTCTTTAACTGCACAGTCCTCCGGCTTGTCAGTAGTTTCAACATCAGCCTGTGGCGGTTTCCGCATTTACAACTGTAACCACACTGAGAATGGGGTGTTTTTTCAGAATCATGAGACGATAGTGGTGAATGGCTCTATTCTTCATTCCTGTTTTGCCCAACCAATCAAGGGAAGTATTCTAGATAACCATGTAATGCTCTTGATGATGGTGTTGACTACGGATAATaggttgaacttgaatttgtACGGATGGTCCACTTCAGAGAGAGACCTTAATGTTTCAACTCTACCATTAGACGGTGGTTTTCCTCTCCCGGTATTCATAGTACCATTGAGTAATAATGGGAGCTTTTTGTATGTGACTCCTGACGAGTTGATCATTATTACAGTTCATGATATCACTTCTGCTGAGTATAACTTTAGAAGGCACGATTTTCCAGGAACCTTTCCTACAAACTTCTACTGTCCAGAGTCTGAAATTGTGagttttgatgatgagacTGTGGATGAGGTTTTAGTTTCAACAGATAACGGCACCGTCTTCTCTGTTATCGTGGGGAATGGATTAGTGTTGTCACTCAAACCGGTCGTTAGAATCTCAGACCCAATTTCGTTGTTCTCTTTGGAAGCAAGTGGTGACAGATTTGAATTAATATATGGGAGTAGTATTGGTCTCAACAGAATGCTAATGATAGAAGAGTTATTGCCTGACTCTTTTGAATCACCTCCTCCCTATAGTCTGTCGCTACTTCTCAAGAATTACAAGAACTGGGCCCCATTATTGGATGTTCAAATAATTGATGCctacaagtccaaaaacaccttttTGAACAGCACTCAAGAGCTTTGGTGTTTGTCAGGAATTGGAAAAAGAGCCAGACTATCACAATTGAGGAGTGGCTACTCTATAACAAGACTAGGTGACGCCTATCTGAGCTTGAGAAAAGTTGAATCAATGAGATGGCTAGGTGTTCACGATTCTCTTTACTTGGTATGCACATTACCTTTTGAAACCATGTTGCTAGAGTACCAGCAAGCAGGAGAATCTGATGAAGAGGAGCTTGTCGAAGTGAATGAGGCTTCTATCATAACAGACCAACCAACTATTGCTATGAATATGATTTCAGAAGAATTTGCGGTTCAAGTGACTCCTAAGTGCATCCTTGTGACATCCCTCGAGACCATTGTAGCTTCAAGGCTGGTGGAAGATGGAATTATAGTGATGAGTGACATTGTGGGTAATATTGTAGGAACTGTGTCTCAGAGTCCGACTTCCAATTCTGTTTACACACTTGAATTAATTGAAGTTTCGGAAGAAATATTGAATATACCTGACGAGGATTCCATGTCCCAGGATATAGATGGAAATGACGGAAGCATCGACCTCGTATGTTCGATTTTGGTTGATACTCAAGTATCATTCATGAAGCTTTTAGCAAGAGACGACGAActttttgttcttgttggaGGATTCGAAGGAACTATCCAgattttcaaattcaaagagaagtctttgttcaaagtctttgagGAATCATTGTTTACTTATTATAGAAGAGAAAATctacaacttgatggagcAAGCTTGGTCCCAAGCGATGCACTTCTTATAGACGAGCAAACACTTCTTTTGGGAACCAAAGATGGGCTTCTATTCTCCTTTTCGATTACAACCACCATTGAATTGGAGTacaagaagttcttcaaacttaGTGATATTGAAGTGAAGCTCAGCAAAGCGACAGACAACATCGTCTTGGCTATTTGTGGAACTATTTGGTTGGTGGACATATCAAAGCCTGCTATTCCCGAACCCATTATATTTGACGAGAAGAATGATAGGCCAGTGAAGTGTTTATTACCTATTTATGATGATAGAAGCAGAGGAGTTGAGTTATCAGTACTATTGACAAGAGAAGAGGGCCTTTCATTTGCAACAGTCTCTTTTCTTGATGGATCCGTAATCAGGCAAATCAATGTGGGGGATTCAGCAAAGAAATTCATCCATCTCCCTCATATTTCTTTGTTTGCAGTGTTATCCACCTCACAAGACCGTAATGGACGATTAAGGTTCGTCGATAGGAAGACATTTAAGTTGCTACCTCATATCGAGTACAACTCAAGGAACAAGAAATATGATCGTGGGAACTCGATGTTCGACGATGATGAAACCCCTATTTGCTGTAAAATATGGTCATTGGATAAGCTAGGAAGAATATCCAAGAAACTCTTAATTGGATGTTCAACTCTAGCTGGAACAGGGAGGTTTAAGATTGTCGATGTTGGAAAAGTTACTGACCACGACAATAAGACGTTAGTAAAAGTATCCCAGTTGAACTGCTTTGATCATCCCGAGCCAATTGTGTGgattgaacaagttgatgacCACATACTATTTGCCAGTGGGAAGTCTATGTACTCAACTTCTTACAATATCGAGGGGAAAAGACTAAATCCTGTTTCTTCACTAGTTTCACTCACCAGCGATATTATATCGATTTCGGTAAGTACTGAAAAGATCATTAGCGTGACTACTAAACTTGATTCAGTGTttcaatttgaatttgatatCGATGCTGCTCGAAAGGAGACCCTTCAGCTTTATGCTCGTGATCCTTCCCCCAAGTCTATTTCTAATCACGCCGTCTGGGACTCAAagattgttgttggtgacaaaGTTCACTCAAGTGTCATCATAATGGATAAGAACAATAAGACTTTGGTTCCTGGTGCCAGATTCAAGACTTCTGGAGTCCCACGAGTGTTCATAGGGAACTTTGGGTTGTATTGGGATAATGATGCTGTAAATTCGAAGGACGTTATTTCTATAACAGTTGATGGAGAGGTTACCCTTTTCAAGCAGATAAATATCAATAGCGAACAGTTCCAGAAGCTAAGCCAGATAATTCCGTTGCAACGAaatggtaatggtgatttAAAACTTTCTACTGATAAATGGGATACTGCATTCACAGATAAAGTTTCGGGGAAAGGATTTAAGTCAATCAACAAATCGTATTTTAGAAATAAGGACAATAAGCAAGGGTTGGTGGACTATGATTTGACTGAGATTTCTAAGGTATGTCATTCGTATATTTCATTATAG
- a CDS encoding uncharacterized protein (COG:T,Z; EggNog:ENOG503NU2F) has protein sequence MMRRKTGDSQLNPQIDEELKNSRAYGSYKSGAQPTSSTINRASSGSFFSLRKNRDKDRHNESSSELSSVDSASILSGGSGGTSRRNVSVSSSSIVPSSQITNSNHNRHASTYSISTANSASTAVASNPYDIKTSRTVSSTSTLANVNNSSGIPTKTGNGNGSSYAGGASLSRKSTASSIISRPSLALNTTIDMPTSTDVKGFHLEKPSSAYEIDRMFRELMDKRDFKSLPPQARQEMINYNSDKKWMLIYQDALTEYKRQERAIKRGEESASPEFYTRRLLAKTITSDQLKNLWVSLRTEPIDWVRKFIFDCQGDALLSSYLIKVQDTIDQNEVNDINDDIFDREFNTLLALKSMMNQKLGAERVKTDVNLYVSAVTGSLLSPRILTRKIAAESLTFMIAYYSNNSMDDSQGKYHKILKALDTIPTKPYFEFEPVNMRNSVNASSTTKRRLVRKPPVKDAYKRFELWLKVVEKTLDGRGKYLNSLVGASEELKSAHAGNSASNMENQLLEYCLGTMLLINTIIHYALDLRVRIHLRSQFMAARLDKLIEKFRELNYESLNQQCNHYIDSAEQDANELRHNDTIDDNVDFNNPVDLIRSLWSNVRETEASGFFISALQHLYLNQVEKKDNAEELTRSLRLFDGLVQNVTLAHTSDGDSAMGIAINRLYSSLSTDEMYRKAINEAKVYKKIAEEATAERDDMSRQLSMGADGLITSLTNEVKEHETVLMRTRRLNEEMSKELEELKRTHLIEKQDQELEMRELLIMLNSNAQFESKRGDGKTTLSVQTTNKNLIEKLQKQIHRKKAEYKLDNNTLGTQVEPSSRLRALRDQMADIENMARELEMTEFENYVDPNSVDIPVIEEVSAESDYESSSASEPESVPEPEPPRMVPQGPPRPAREDDLEKLDLLRKKLSSLQNESNDIMKFNSSSMFARQKYLAMERLKELETNFKDFNIDFNFDDDSQMSFDMSDVVDPSMKSKIQEELEDVQRLKATLESKLRAMSKDSNKQAKRMSNRNSTKPNEFLNKLESKYATGKVSMAGEDDDVVKGGTPNKDYKRNRLTTIAGMNPKFLSELKNKVNKTAAIDDDNSSEDKFEDATESPKATTEEPEEKKEVAPPPPPPPPPPLPPSLGGALPPPPPPPPPPLPPSLGGAPPPPPPLPPSMSGAPPPPPPPLPTAKEVVNHRPEPVKELSSPSPFDNYPRPKKKMKQLHWEKFDDVSSNSFWKESKTDTLASDLLSKGVFDEIELIFAAKEIKKIATKNKAEIDKVSFLSRDISQQFGINLHAFNSVSDEEVVSKVLRCDKDVITNIAVLEFFGKEEVVEVSNNLARNLEPYSTDYKSENVSKPEKDPGELQRADRIYLELMYNLQHYWKSRTRALMLMAIYEKDYEDLTHKLRSIDEAVDSIKSSKHLKGVFEIILTVGNYMNDSTKQAQGFRLSSLQRLSFMKDDKNSMTFLHYVEKIIRTQYPELAGFITELNKCLQLAKFSIEGIQNDCKEYVESIKNVQSSIDIGNLSDVSKFHPQDRVLKVVIPGLPKAKRKSELLKDQSYYTFKEFDKLMRYFGEDPSDSFVRNSFMSKFANFIADFKRAGQENLKREEELKLYEQRKKLLEAQQKKTPTKPKEADSNEDDVMDSLLEKLKAAGPSKGEPSSARKRALMRKHLLENSRKTQSRPDLSSSQDDLLSPIQSSFPEEDLEVKDEEEEQENDGTNGDVIGSRARNLLQELRGAGEAETPTRQSAASRYRQERLKKRSTFDDDLGSKEASPSKSSPEEY, from the coding sequence ATGATGAGAAGGAAAACAGGCGACTCACAATTGAATCCCCAGattgatgaagagttgaaaaactccAGAGCCTATGGTTCCTACAAGTCCGGTGCTCAACCAACTTCCAGCACCATAAACAGAGCTTCGTCCGGATCATTTTTCAGTCTACGGAAAAACAGAGACAAAGACCGTCATAATGAAAGCTCCCTGGAGTTGTCATCTGTCGATAGTGCTAGCATCTTGAGCGGTGGTAGCGGCGGTACCAGTAGGCGTAATGTTTCGGTTAGCTCCTCCAGCATTGTTCCCAGCTCACAGATTACAAACTCAAACCACAATCGCCATGCGTCCACCTATTCCATCTCCACCGCCAACTCGGCTCTGACAGCTGTCGCGTCCAATCCGTACGATATCAAGACATCGCGGACCGTGTCGTCTACGTCCACGTTGGCCAATGTAAATAACTCCAGTGGAATCCCTACCAAAACCGGAAACGGTAACGGCTCTTCGTACGCCGGTGGCGCCAGTCTATCACGGAAGTCGACCGCCAGCTCCATCATCTCCCGGCCGTCGCTTGCCCTAAACACAACCATAGATATGCCCACATCTACCGACGTGAAAGGGTTCCATTTAGAGAAACCTTCCTCCGCCTATGAAATCGACAGAATGTTCCGAGAGTTGATGGACAAGCGGgacttcaagtccttgCCCCCACAAGCCCGGCAAGAAATGATCAATTATAACCTGGACAAAAAGTGGATGTTGATTTATCAAGATGCGTTGACAGAGTATAAACGTCAAGAGAGAGCTATAAAAAGAGGAGAAGAGTCCGCATCTCCAGAGTTCTATACTCGGAGattgttggccaaaaccATCACTTCTGACcagttgaaaaacttgtgGGTTTCATTGAGGACAGAGCCTATTGATTGGGTGCGTAAGTTCATTTTTGACTGTCAAGGTGATGCTCTTTTATCTTCGTACTTGATTAAGGTTCAAGACACCATCGACCAGAATGAAGTCAACGACATTAACGATGACATTTTCGATCGAGAGTTTAATACTTTGTTGGCGTTGAAGTCCATGATGAACCAGAAACTAGGGGCAGAAAGAGTCAAAACAGACGTTAACTTGTACGTGAGTGCTGTAACCGGCTCGTTGTTGAGTCCGAGAATCTTGACCAGGAAAATCGCTGCTGAGTCCTTGACATTTATGATTGCCTACTATAGTAATAATTCTATGGATGACTCCCAGGGAAAGTACCACAAGATTCTTAAGGCCTTGGATACCATCCCCACGAAACCGTACTTCGAATTTGAACCTGTCAATATGAGAAACTCTGTTAACgcttcttcaaccaccaaaagaagacTTGTGAGGAAACCTCCCGTCAAGGACGCGTACAAGAGATTTGAGCTTTGGCttaaagttgttgaaaagacTTTGGATGGGAGAGGTAAGTATCTCAACTCACTAGTTGGTGCTAGCGAAGAGTTAAAGTCAGCCCACGCTGGAAACTCTGCTTCCAACATGGAAaaccagttgttggagtATTGTCTTGGGAcaatgttgttgataaatACCATCATACATTATGCTCTCGACTTGAGAGTACGAATCCACCTACGGTCTCAGTTCATGGCTGCCAGGcttgacaagttgattgaaaaattccGGGAATTGAATTACGAGAGTTTGAATCAACAGTGCAACCACTACATTGATCTGGCCGAACAGGATGCAAATGAGTTAAGACACAATGATActattgatgataatgtCGATTTCAACAATCCAGTGGATCTTATAAGATCTTTATGGTCCAACGTGAGGGAAACCGAAGCTCTGGGTTTTTTCATTAGCGCATTACAACATTTGTACTTGAATCAAgtggaaaagaaggataACGCTGAAGAGTTAACGCGAAGTTTACGATTATTCGACGGTTTGGTTCAAAACGTCACCTTGGCCCATACCTCAGATGGTGATTCTGCTATGGGTATAGCTATCAACAGATTATACTCAAGCTTGAGTACCGATGAGATGTACAGAAAGGCTATCAATGAAGCCAAAGTTTACAAAAAAATAGCTGAAGAAGCTACTGCCGAAAGGGATGATATGTCTCGACAGTTATCAATGGGAGCAGATGGTTTAATTACAAGCTTAACTAATGAAGTCAAAGAACATGAAACCGTTCTAATGAGAACAAGAAGACTCAACGAAGAGATGTCTAAAGAGCtagaagagttgaagagaacTCATTTAATTGAAAAACAAGACCAAGAGTTGGAAATGAGagagttgttgatcatGTTGAACAGCAATGCTCAATTTGAGTCAAAACGAGGTGATGGTAAAACAACACTCCTGGTTCAAActaccaacaaaaacttgattgaaaagttgCAGAAGCAGATCCACCGAAAGAAAGCTGAATACAAGTTGGATAACAACACATTGGGAActcaagttgaaccaaGCTCAAGGTTGAGAGCTTTAAGGGATCAGATGGCTGATATTGAAAACATGGCCAGAGAATTGGAAATGAcagagtttgaaaactacGTGGATCCCAATTCAGTTGATATTCCTGTTATCGAAGAAGTTTCGGCTGAATCTGACTATGAAAGTAGCTCAGCATCTGAGCCTGAATCCGTGCCTGAACCTGAACCTCCAAGAATGGTTCCACAAGGACCTCCAAGACCTGCAAGAGAGGATGATCTCGAAAAATTGGACTTGCTTCGTAAGAAGTTGTCTTCCTTGCAAAACGAATCTAATGATATtatgaagttcaacagCTCCAGTATGTTTGCCAGACAAAAATATTTGGCAATGGAGAGgttgaaagagttggaaacaaacttcaaagatttcaacaTCGACTTcaattttgatgatgactcTCAAATGCTGTTCGATATGTCCGATGTAGTTGATCCGTCAATGAAGTCcaaaatccaagaagaattggaagatgTCCAAAGATTGAAGGCCACCTTGGAATCCAAGCTCAGGGCCATGAGTAAAGACTCAAACAAACAAGCGAAGAGAATGAGTAATAGAAACTCTACTAAGCCAAATGAATTCCTCAACAAATTGGAATCTAAGTATGCCACTGGAAAGGTGCTGATGGCAGGCGAAGACGATGATGTTGTCAAAGGAGGAACTCCGAATAAAGACTACAAACGCAATAGATTGACAACTATCGCTGGAATGAATCCCAAGTTCTTAAGTGAATTAAAAAATAAGGTAAACAAGACAGCTGCCATAGATGACGATAATAGTAGCGAAGATAAGTTTGAGGACGCAACTGAAAGTCCCAAAGCAACAACAGAAGAACCGGAAGAAAAAAAAGAGGTTGCACCACCTCCTCCGCCTCCCCCTCCTCCCCCATTGCCCCCTTCATTGGGCGGAGCTCttcctccaccaccacctcctccaCCCCCTCCATTACCCCCATCTTTAGGCGGTgctcctcctccaccaccacctttgCCCCCATCTATGAGTGGTgctcctccaccaccaccacccccaTTACCTACTGCTAAAGAGGTGGTGAATCACAGGCCCGAACCTGTGAAGGAGTTATCGTCCCCTTCACCATTTGACAATTATCCAagaccaaagaagaaaatgaagcAGTTACATTGGGAGAAATTCGATGatgtttcttccaactcattCTGGAAAGAGAGTAAAACTGATACGCTCGCTAGCGACTTGTTGTCGAAGGGTGTAtttgatgagattgaatTGATCTTTGCAGCtaaggaaatcaaaaagatcGCTACCAAGAATAAGGCTGAAATTGATAAGGTTTCCTTTTTATCTAGAGATATCTCTCAGCAATTTGGAATCAATCTTCATGCATTCAATAGTGTatctgatgaagaagtggtATCCAAAGTCCTTCGATGCGACAAGGACGTTATTACGAACATAGCAGTTTTGGAATTTTTTGGTAAGGAagaggttgttgaagtgtCAAATAACCTTGCTAGAAACTTGGAACCTTATTCAACGGACTATAAATCAGAAAATGTGTCAAAGCCTGAAAAGGATCCAGGTGAGTTGCAGAGAGCAGACAGAATCTACTTGGAATTGATGTACAATTTACAACACTATTGGAAGTCAAGAACGAGGGCTTTAATGTTGATGGCCATTTACGAAAAAGACTACGAAGACTTAACCCATAAATTAAGGTCTATTGATGAAGCCGTTGACAGTATCAAGCTGTCCAAGCATTTGAAGGGCGTCTTTGAGATCATTTTGACAGTTGGAAACTACATGAATGATTCCACCAAACAAGCTCAGGGGTTCAGATTGAGCTCTTTACAAAGATTAAGTTTCATGAAGGATGACAAGAACAGTATGACGTTCTTACATtatgttgaaaaaattaTCCGTACACAATACCCCGAGCTTGCAGGCTTCATAACCGAGTTGAATAAGTGTCTTCAACTTGCAAAATTTTCTATCGAAGGTATTCAAAATGATTGCAAAGAGTATGTTGAATCGATCAAGAACGTTCAAAGCTCTATAGATATTGGAAATTTGAGTGATGTGTCGAAATTCCATCCTCAAGATAGAGTCTTGAAGGTTGTTATTCCTGGTCTACCCAAAGCGAAGAGAAAGAGTGAATTATTAAAGGATCAATCTTACTACACGTTCAAGGAATTTGACAAGTTAATGAGATACTTTGGAGAAGATCCTTCAGATCTGTTTGTCAGAAACTCGTTTATGTCAAAGTTTGCAAACTTCATAGCCGACTTCAAGAGAGCAGGTCAAGAGAATCTCAAGCGTGAAGAGGAATTGAAATTATACGAACAGCGTAAGAAGTTGCTCGAAGCTCAACAGAAGAAAACTCCAACCAAACCTAAGGAAGCAGACAGtaatgaagatgatgttATGGATtcattgttggagaagttgaaggctGCTGGTCCTTCTAAGGGAGAGCCATCCTCTGCCAGAAAGAGAGCACTAATGAGAAAACATCTACTAGAGAACAGTCGAAAAACTCAATCGAGACCTGATCTTAGTTCTTCACAAGATGATCTACTCTCGCCTATTCAATCAAGCtttccagaagaagatttggaggtcaaggatgaagaagaagaacagGAAAATGATGGTACTAATGGTGATGTTATTGGAAGCAGAGCAAGAAACCTATTGCAAGAGCTTAGAGGTGCTGGAGAAGCTGAAACACCCACTAGACAATCGGCTGCTTCCAGGTACAGACAAGAgaggttgaagaagagatcaacttttgatgatgatctAGGCTCCAAAGAAGCCAGTCCCCTGAAACTGTCTCCAGAAGAATATTGA
- the SEC2 gene encoding rab guanine nucleotide exchange factor S2 (COG:U; EggNog:ENOG503NZEU): MADEESLADRLTEEVTSLSTKLVTAVSKQSELEEKLFHFHKENYQLKTKTKQLADIEANYNALNSKYTEISEGYEKMQKERDESNAQNKRLQAEVEDLTASLFDEANKMVSNASRETYNFKVKNQKLYEELDEKNTIIDNLQTELVELKKLIEDLEKDSNKNKHASLVKADTVDNFSGGHMSSDAEFLESSVFSPKLKAIRFDLDNFKEFKEFCGMLISPSYQYDLNTLKLNKWFKKIWLEEFENCIIVPSTNFITRWQKGKAFWNMLVEGKIKIEPIKSINDTITEHTKNHHQQGSVAACEFCQESRNDNLEHARLHNLKLSNPEMTTESINYPLCNYCLIKIRNICDFFERLRLITKNFYKLNAPDGDNEVKLMKIYVNLCLIRCKNFWSKIGYWDNVNEINQINIGEINLEDFKLLVNEDNCSIHSTDAVKSVHRTVEEEEGSGEFLDPVGSVPEQESLEQPEQPEQPEQPEQPEQPEQPEQPEQPEQPEQPEQPEQPEPEKEVQPQVSPPEEAVSTSTPSPSKSKKKKNKKKSKVAGLVNAFEEPTVPETIDLTVDEKKSSDDEFADSVDHQSKLTRKNSKSKQFTQTMNAGLDDTLKMLEESIDENVA, encoded by the coding sequence ATGGCTGACGAAGAGTCTTTGGCGGACAGATTGACCGAAGAAGTGACTCTGTTGAGCACCAAGCTTGTGACTGCCGTGTCCAAGCAActggaattggaagagaagCTTTTCCATTTCCACAAAGAAAACTACCAGTtaaaaaccaaaaccaaacaGTTGGCCGACATTGAGGCAAACTACAACGCGCTTAACAGCAAGTACACGGAAATTTCTGAAGGGTACGAGAAGATGCAGAAGGAAAGAGACGAGTCCAATGCTCAAAATAAGCGATTACAGGCGGAAGTAGAAGACTTAACAGCGTCTTTGTTTGACGAGGCTAATAAAATGGTCAGCAACGCCTCGCGAGAAACctacaacttcaaggtcAAGAATCAGAAGTTGTAcgaagaacttgatgagaAAAACACCATTATTGACAATTTACAGACGGAATTGGTGGAACTAAAGAAGCTCATCgaggacttggagaaggaCTCGAACAAAAATAAGCACGCCAGCTTGGTTAAAGCCGATACCGTCGATAACTTCAGTGGCGGACATATGTCGTCGGACGCCGAGTTTTTGGAGTCGTCGGTTTTTTCCCCCAAGTTGAAAGCAATCCGATTTGATCTTGACAATTTTAAGGAGTTCAAGGAGTTTTGTGGTATGTTGATATCACCCTCGTACCAGTACGACTTGAACACTTTGAAGCTTAACAAgtggttcaagaagatctggttggaggagtttgaaaactgTATTATTGTTCCCTCTAccaacttcatcaccagATGGCAAAAGGGTAAAGCGTTCTGGAACATGCTTGTTGAGGGGAAGATAAAGATCGAGCCTATAAAGAGCATCAACGACACCATCACCGAGCATACCAaaaaccaccatcaacaaggacTGGTTGCAGCCTGCGAGTTTTGCCAGGAAAGTAGAAACGATAACTTGGAACATGCCCGACTccacaacttgaagttgagcAATCCTGAGATGACCACCGAGTCGATCAACTATCCGTTGTGTAACTActgtttgatcaagatcCGGAACATCTGTGACTTTTTCGAGAGGTTACGTTtaatcaccaagaacttctaCAAGCTCAATGCGCCGGACGGGGATAATGAGGTGAAGCTCATGAAGATATACGTGAATTTGTGCTTGATACGGTGTAAGAACTTCTGGAGCAAAATTGGTTACTGGGATAATGTGAATGAGATTAACCAAATCAACATCGGAGAGATTAATTTGGAGGACTTTAAGTTGTTGGTCAACGAAGATAATTGTCTGATACATTCTACAGACGCAGTGAAGTCTGTGCACAGAACTGTAGAAGAGGAGGAGGGTTCGGGAGAATTTCTCGACCCGGTGGGGTCTGTGCCAGAGCAGGAACTGCTagaacaaccagaacaaccagaacaaccagaacaaccagaacaaccagaacaaccagaacaaccagaacaaccagaacaaccagaacaaccagaacaaccagaacaaccagaacaaccagaaccagaaaaagaagtACAGCCGCAGGTATCGCCCCCAGAAGAGGCTGTCTCCACCTCCACACCCTCTCcctccaaatccaaaaagaagaaaaacaaaaagaagtccAAAGTTGCTGGCCTCGTCAACGCGTTTGAAGAACCAACCGTTCCCGAAACCATTGATCTCACCGTCGACGAAAAAAAATCCAGCGACGACGAGTTTGCTGACTCAGTCGACCACCAGTCCAAACTCACCCGcaaaaactccaagtcCAAGCAGTTCACTCAGACAATGAATGCTGGTCTAGACGAcactttgaagatgctCGAAGAAAGCATCGACGAAAACGTCGCCTGA